Proteins encoded in a region of the Trypanosoma brucei gambiense DAL972 chromosome 11, complete sequence genome:
- a CDS encoding cytosolic coat protein, putative, giving the protein MTMRAMPLRVSGTIARLSLPLGLLLVTLPTFITTVRADDDAISVQVPPKKELCFFEDINKAGVKVFLHYLVTSGGSQDIEATIKNPDNSMIWSSGRDTEGRVLFKSRGSGRHRFCFSNKMSTISAKVVAFSITVGDEGLEGEDGKKGKKSDLGMDPIELAVRNIQHGLREVLEVQQYIRGREHKHRAVTEVANTRVFVWAMAEILIIIAMSLGNVWYLRRIFNKRRVV; this is encoded by the coding sequence ATGACCATGCGTGCGATGCCTCTGCGTGTGAGTGGTACGATTGCTCGCTTATCTTTGCCGTTGGGTTTGTTGTTAGTAACACTTCCCACTTTCATCACCACAGTTCGCGCAGACGATGATGCGATTTCCGTCCAAGTGCCGCCCAAGAAAGAATTGTGTTTCTTTGAGGATATTAATAAAGCTGGGGTAAAGGTTTTCTTGCATTACTTGGTGACCTCAGGAGGATCTCAAGATATTGAGGCGACCATCAAAAATCCCGACAACTCAATGATTTGGTCATCAGGCCGTGATACTGAGGGTCGTGTGTTATTCAAATCGAGGGGTTCCGGCCGCCACCGCTTTTGTTTCTCGAATAAGATGAGTACCATCAGCGCGAAGGTGGTTGCATTTTCCATTACAGTGGGGGATGAGGGGTTGGAGGGTGAGGATGGTAAAAAGGGTAAGAAAAGCGATTTGGGAATGGATCCCATTGAATTGGCTGTGAGGAATATTCAACATGGGTTGCGAGAGGTACTTGAGGTTCAGCAGTACATCAGAGGCCGCGAACACAAACATCGCGCTGTTACCGAGGTGGCAAACACTCGTGTATTCGTTTGGGCCATGGCGGAAATTCTCATCATCATAGCAATGAGTTTAGGTAATGTGTGGTACCTGCGGCGTATtttcaacaaaagaagagttGTATAG
- a CDS encoding calpain-like cysteine peptidase, putative, protein MPRKALLGNWFEEEEYMRDRKRLLDSCDRGVVDAARETQRIIAKVKHHNSAYPMAEPHEDGYLHFYAPLMLQNAATLGFLSLDLEDRTLRPTGWHVACSTAPAAGPALRNCFVLVPAPTGPTDMIPAPPDEQDIVHYGQPFFIMTVPELCDNPLSLLSEPKGPLSASKVTGKHQDVFFSPDGASAEAMWVADFANPDHREDMRDLPIKADAVLVIRHNHTNTPLASSKAVFFNDFGPENEVCCGRFVNNPGTPCGPMKDENYWTFVHSENGEGDVEKGGETTTPVAENEVSVMTSTNGDKL, encoded by the coding sequence ATGCCGAGGAAAGCGCTTTTGGGCAACTGgtttgaggaggaggagtatATGCGGGATCGCAAGCGCCTCCTGGATAGTTGTGACCGTGGTGTTGTAGATGCTGCCCGTGAGACACAGCGTATCATTGCGAAGGTAAAGCACCACAACTCAGCATACCCAATGGCCGAACCTCATGAGGATGGTTATTTACATTTCTATGCTCCTCTTATGCTTCAAAATGCGGCGACGCTTGGGTTTCTCTCACTTGACCTTGAGGATCGTACTCTAAGACCAACTGGTTGGCACGTTGCCTGCTCCACCGCACCTGCTGCTGGACCTGCTTTGCGCAACTGTTTTGTACTTGTGCCCGCCCCCACTGGTCCCACTGACATGATCCCCGCACCTCCTGATGAGCAGGATATTGTGCATTATGGACAGCCCTTCTTTATTATGACAGTACCAGAGCTGTGCGACAACCCCCTTTCGCTTCTGTCCGAGCCCAAAGGACCTCTCAGCGCATCTAAAGTGACCGGAAAGCACCAGGATGTATTTTTCTCACCTGATGGTGCGTCTGCTGAGGCAATGTGGGTGGCTGACTTTGCAAACCCGGACCACCGAGAGGATATGCGGGATCTCCCCATCAAGGCTGACGCCGTGTTAGTAATACGCCATAACCACACAAATACCCCTCTAGCGAGCTCGAAAGCCGTGTTTTTCAATGACTTTGGTCCGGAGAACGAGGTGTGCTGTGGGAGGTTCGTCAACAATCCTGGCACCCCTTGTGGTCCAATGAAAGATGAAAACTACTGGACATTTGTCCACAGcgaaaatggagaaggagatGTTGAGAAGGGGGGTGAAACTACCACTCCTGTTGCAGAGAATGAGGTGTCGGTTATGACGTCCACCAACGGGGACAAGCTGTGA